The sequence CAAAGGAGCAAAAAGCACCCAGTGCCTAGTGACTTGTAAGATGAAAGATGGACGTGAGCGTTTCGGCTACTACCGCGAAATACGTTACGGCAAATCAAAATGGTATTGTCGCATATATCTTGGTTGGAAGCTTATGGATATATGTGGGATGAATGAAGAGAACAAAAGCACATATCTTGAAGCAGACGATAAGAAGGTGCTTAAAAGTGTTTGGTGTGTAAATCCGTTTAAAAGGGTGCAAGGGAGCAATAATGCTAAGTCCTAGTTTATATCTTAGTGGTTTTTTGCTGCTTACCACTTTGTTTCTTGGATACAGGTATCAAAGCTTAGATAATGAGCTGAGTGTCACAAAGGAGAGATTGAGTGCTAGCGATAAGATGAACCAAAATCTAAAAGATGAGATAAACGAGCAAGATAGGCTCATCTCTCTTAAGCTTGATACTATAGAAAAGGTCAGCAGACAAAAGCAAATAATAGAGATAAAGGCAAATAAAGTCAAAGAAAGGGTGCAAAATGAGGACAAAAAGGATATGTCTAATGCTCTTGACATCAGTGTTTCTTATGTGCTTGACGGGTTGCGCAAGCAAGGAAGTAACAAATAAATATGACAAGATACCAAGCTACTTGCTTGAAGCCCCTATGATAGCAGATAGAAATGTAACAAATCAAAGCGATGCTGGAGTGCTACTAATAGATGTTTATAGTGGTTATAAGTCTTGTGTAGAACAACTAGGGGCTATAAAAGACTATGAAGAAAAAAGAGATAGACAATAAAAAAATAAGGGTGCATAAATGGAAGCGATCATAAAAAAGACTAAAGCCTTTTGGCTAAATAAGATGGCTATATTTGAAATAATTTTGTCCGTGATAATAATGCTCATCTTTACTTATAAATTTTAAAAAAAGAGGCGGATAATGGACGATCTTATAAACAAAGTAGGCATTTATTTTTGGGTTGTAGTTGTCGGCTTTTTGGGTGGAGCGCTAGGGTCTATAAACAACAAAGAACAAGCCATAAATAGAGGGCGTAAAATAGTAAATTTTATAGTTGGCACTATTAGCTCAGGATTTATTTGCTGGATATTCTTTGAAATAACATCATTTTTTACAAATAATAATGATCGCTTTAGTCTTGCAGTAGGCGGCTTTTTTGCATGGCGTGGCACAGCTTGGATATGTACGATCGTTGATAAAGCGATCGATAAAAAAATAGAGAGCTTTGAGGGCGGTGGCTATGATGATTTTTCTACAAAACCGCCTAAAGATTTAAATTTTTAAAGGATAAAAAAATGAAAAACTTTACTAACGCATTTTATACATTAATGAGCCTAGAATTTAACAGCCCTAAAAACGCACTACACAAAAACCCAAACGAAAAAGGCTTAACCTTTATGGGTATTTATGAAGCTGCTCACCCAAGTTGGCAAGGCTGGGGGCAAGTTAGGGCGGCAATCAACGCATACGGCGATCTTGAAAAGGCTAGCGTTGCCCTATATAATGATGACGCCTTAGTTGAGCTTGTAGGCAAATTTTACAAGGCTAACTACTGGGACGTGATGAGGCTTGACGAGATAAATAGTTACCAAAAGCAGGTGGAAATGTTTATATTTGGTGTAAATGCTGGGTGCAAAAACGCTATTAAAGCAGCCCAAAAGGTTGTAGGCGTTACAATGGACGGCATTTTAGGTGCTAATACCCTAGCCGCGATAAATGCGTATAATGAAGTGAGCTTTGATAAAGACTACGACCGAGCAGAAATAGCATATTATCGAGCTATTATGTCAGCTAATCCGACTTTGGCTAGATATGAAAGAGGCTGGATCAATAGAGCCGAAAAAGTATAGAAAATATCTTTTTTGCTGACCTTTTAGCTGACTAATATTTTTAAAATGGCGTCTATTACGCAGTAAGAGTTGATTTTTCAAATCCCTCTCTACCCGCCATAAAACTATCTATAACTTAAAGTCTACTGACCTTTATTTTTATTGCTTAAAACATTGGCACTAAGCAAAAGACTACTTTTTTAAAACTTACTAAAATCTTGCCAATTATCTTTTACTTTTGTCATAGTTAGGCATATAACTAGCATCAAATTTGCTCCATTCTAGAAGAAATTTTAACTATAAAATTCTATTTGCCTTATCGACAGCTACGAACGCCCAGTGCATAAATTCTTGCTTTGGTTTGTATTTGCCGCTGTTAAAATACTCCGCTAGCCGCGCCTCCTCCGTTTCGCTTAGCTCGCCGCCAAGCCCCCAGCGCGTCTTTTGTATGAGCTCCTGCGCGCTCGCGGGTATAGGGCTTAGACTTAGCGGCGATGATGGCAAGATAAGGGGCAAATTTAATCTAAATGAGCCAAAGCTAAACGTTACTAAGCTTACAGAGCTTCCATTTATCGAGGCGGTTTTGGATGAGAATTTTAAAGAGCTCGCAAAAGATGAGATGATAAATTTAGATGGCGCTTTAAAGACTATATTTTGGCATCACAAGGCAACTTTACTCGTGCAAAAAGACAAAAATGGTGAGTTTAGAAATTTAAATATAAAAGAGCTTCGGGAATTTTGATGATGCAAAATTTCAATGAGAAAAATGAGTTTAAATACGGCAAATTTAACTACAAAAAAGCTCATCAAATAGCCCAAAACTGCACTAAATTTAAGCTAGATAGCGACGAAGAGGAGACGAGCTGTGGGGACGAGAGAAGCTGCTATGACTGCGCGTTTAGGCGCTGGAGTAAAGATAGCTTCATCTGCATGGCACAAGCTAGCAAAGACTGAGCTAGCCCTACGCAACCATTTTTTTATCTTTAAGTTTTCCACCGCGTTTGTACTTTAGTTCGCCGCAAAATCTCTTGCCAAATTTTGCCTCGATAATAAGAACTAGCACAAAAAATATCTTTTCGTCATTCATTCGCGCGATCTGGCGTAGAGTTTGGCTAGCGTCATTAAATTTAACTCCATTTTTACGTAAAGTTTCGCAAAAAATAGCCTTGTCAAAGCCCAACATTTGCGAAATTTCAGTTATGCTGTATGGCTCGAGCGAGGCGATAATTCGGTCCATGTTGCAAATGCTTGGATTTTTACTGCGTGTTAGCACATCCATTGTTTCATTCATTAGCTTTACTAGCTTTTTTCTACGATTTATAACGTGAAGTGTTGCGGCAAGCAATATTAAAAAACCTACGATTTTATGGGCATTTAGTAAGTACTCATTATATTCACCAAATGCAAAATTTACACCAGAGAATGCGAGCATGCAAAGCCCTAAAATAAGAACTAAAACAAGACAGAATTTATAAATAACCTCTACTTTAAACATGACACTCATCCTAAATATATTTTTCTAATTATACACTTTAGGAGTTAAAATTTATCACCAGCTTATTTAGCTGGTGATTTAATTAAATTAAAAATTGTAGTTAAAGCTGAGATTAAATGTGCGTGGATCGCCATAAACCATCATATTTTTGCCGATACCCTCGTAGTATTTTTTGTTAAAGAGATTATCGATATTTAGCTGTACATCAAAGTTTTTAGCAAATTTATAACCAAGCATTAAATTAGCTAAAGTGTAGCCTTTTTGTGTGATTTCATCCGCGCCTTTGCCAGTATAAATTTTGCTCTTATACATAGCTCCAGCCCCTACTCTAAAGTCTCTGATCTCATACTTTGCAAATAAATTTGCCGTGCTTCTTGATGAGTCGGTGGCGTATTTCTCGCCATTAGCATCTTTTGCGTTAAAGTGCGTTGCACCAAAGCTTAGGCTTAAGTTTTTAGTGATCTCGCCGTTTAGGTCTAGCTCGACACCCTTGCTTGTGACGCCTTTGCCAGCTTCATATATATCGGCATTTGTCGCTGGATTTTTCCTGCCAGTCTTTATGCCAAGCTTATCTTGCACGATCTTAAAGATGCCAAGACTTGCTTGAAGTGCCCCGTCAAAATACTCGCCTTTAATGCCCACTTCATAGTCCTTGCCTTGGATCGGATCAAGATACTTGTCATTTGCGCCCTTTACGTTTTGAGGTTTAAATATGCTCGTGTAGCTAGCATATAGAGTGTGGTTTGCTCCGATGTCGTAAGTGATGCCAAGATATGGCGTGATCTCATTTGTGAAATTTCTATTATCTTTGCCGCCCTCGATCTCGTATTTGTAGTAGCTCACCCTAGCACCTAGTAGAAATTTAAGATCATCGGTGATTGATAGTTTATTTGCCGCGTAAAATGCCTTTTGTATCGTTTTGTCTTTATTGTTTTGATCTTCGTAAGGTAGCTTTGGATCATCAAGGTGCAGGTTTTTAAAATCAATCCTACTTCTAGCCGTATAAGCAAGCCCTGCTGGCGTGGTCTTTTGCAACCAGTAGCTACTTACCTTATCGCTACTTTTTTTATAGTTGTTATACATCGCACCAAAGACAAACTCATGAGATAAATTTGCTACCTCGTAAGGGATATTTGCGTATGCATCGACGTTGTGGATGTTCTCCTCTCTTTTGTTTGCATAAACGCTAAGGTCACTCATATTGCCAGTGCCGTCTAAATTTACCGCTCCGCCGTAGTAGAGTAGATTTGAGTCAGTGTTTGCCCGTCTAAATGAGTAGCTTAAATTTAAGCTCGCTTCATTTTCAAAGTAGTGCTTAAAATCAGCGTAAAAATCAAGCGTTTTTATGTCCCATCTAGTCCAAGGCTGAGAGAAAATTTCATTTTTACTAAAATTTGTCCTAGAGCCATCTGCGTAAAAAGCTGGCATGCCACCCCATCTAACCCCGTGGCGTCTTAGCTCTTGATAAAACGCGCCAAGGCTAAGCCACGAGTTATCGCCTATGTCGCTATCGACTACGCCGTAAATCGCACTATTTTTGCGGTTGTAATAATTCATATAAGAGTGCGACTTCTCATGCATGAAAGAAAGCCTGGCTCTAACGCTTCCGCTCTCATTTACCGGCGTTTGCACATCGCCATTTACGCCGTATCTATCGTATGAGCCAGCACTTACGCCAAAATTTCCTTTTAGCTCCTTTGAGTCTGCCCTTTTTCTTATGAAATTTAAGCTTGCAGCCGGATTGCCAGCGCCTGCAAGTAGGCCATTTGCCCCTTTGACCACCTCAACTCTTTCATAAGGCAGCAAGCTCATATCATTTGCGCCAAGACTAAAGCCACCAAAGCTAGGCATCGAATCAAGCAAGTAATAATCTATCTTAAAGCCACGAGCCGTCGGATATACGCGCTCGTCCCATTTGTTTAGCGTAACGCCTGGGACATTTCTAAGAAGCACTTGATAGTCCTTGATGCCTTGATCTTTTAGCCTAGCTTCTGTTAGCACGGTTAGTGATTGTGGCGTTTGACGAGAGGTTAAATTTAGCCTTGTTGTGCTTTTTACAAGCTCTTTTGCAAAGTAGTTTGCATCATCTCTTCTCTCGCTTTCTACAACATCAATTGCTTCTAAAATTTTATCGCTTTGGCTAGCAAAAATTTGAGGTTGCATCAAATTTAATGCAACCAAACTAATTAAAAATTTTTTCATTTTTTCTCCTTTTAAAATTTCTTTTAATCCACAAATAAAGCCCTGAAATGCTCAAAATAAGCGGTGAAATGCCGACTAAAAACCAGATAAATTTTGTGATTTGGTTGTAGTTACCAAAGTGCGATTTTCTAAATGCTGAGAGAATTTCTTCGCTTAGATTTGCATTTTTTATGTCCAAAATGCTTACTAATTCGCCGTTATTTTTATCGTAAGTTAATATGCTTGAATATTCGTTATGCAAGAAATTTTGATCTTTTACATAGCCAAAAAGGCGTATGTTTGCTCCTTGCATAAAAGGCAGTGAGATGAAGTGTGGTTCAAAGCCAGCAAGATCATTTTTTGAGCGGGCTACCAGCTCATCAAGAGATAGGCTTTTGTTATAAATTTTTGTATCTATAACGAAGTCATTTTTAAACTCTGGCATGCGTGCCATTTGAAATTCCCACCAAACACCACTTACGCAAATGAGCAGTAAAATAGGCGTAGAAAAAATTCCTATCATTTTATGAATGTCGCTCATAAAAATATTTAGCCTATTTACACGAAGCCTAAGTAGTGTCAGCCAGAATTTTCTATAAATCACAAAACCACTTATGCAGATAAAAAACGTAAAAATAGCGGTTAAAGTAAGGATAACGTGACCAATTTTCCCAAGAAATAGCGACTCATGAAACTCGGTTAAAACTCCAAAAAATCCCTCATCATGTGCGAGTGGCTCGCTCTTTATCTTACCGCTAAAAGCGTCAAAATAGATAAATTTCCACTCTTTTTGGCTGTCATTGTGCTCAATTAACCAAATTTTGTCGCATTTTTTAGGGTCGGCATCGATGTTGATGCCGACCATCTCGTAGCCGTCAAGCTCGCTTGCGATGATCTCTCTTTGCTCATCAAAGCTGATCCTTTTGCTTAAATTTTCTTTGTTTAAATTTACATTTACGACATTTGGGGCAAGAAGGCTGTTTATCTCATTTTATAAACCAAAATAGCACCGCTAAAACAAACTACTGCAAGTGGAATGAAAAATAATATAGATAAATAAGTGTGCAATTTATAAAAAAATTTTTGATTTAGAAATTTCACCTTGTTTTAAAGCCTTTTAGTAGTAGGTTTTGATAATGGCTTGCAATCTTACACAAAATTTACTTTGATAATATTTAAAACTATTATCAATTATGATTTCAAAAAAGAAAAATTTTTATAGAATGTAAGTTGAAAAAAATAAATAGATTTGATTTTTAAAAGAATAAACAACTCCTCTTTGTGTATACGAAAAGCCAGAAAAGGGGGAAGCAAAGACTTATCAGTTACAAAAAGGAGGGTCCATTTAGGACGATGAAATAGTATTATTTAAGCATAAATTTTAATAAAATTTTTAGTTAATAAAAAAGAAATTCCAAGTAATACTAAAGTAAATTTAACTTTAAAGAAGCTACATTTAAGAAATTTCTTTTAATTAGTGCAAGTACAAAATTAAAATAGCTAATTTTTAGGCACAAGCTCTAATACATTGCAAGCTCGTTTACTGCCCATATTGCAAGCTCTATCAAGAGCGTTTGCAGAAAGATCAAAGCTTTGCTCAGTGCCATTTCCTTGAAGATACTTTGTCGCTAGCTCGTAGCAAGCCTCACTACCACCATCATCACAGAGCGATCTAAATATCTCAAAAGATTTTTGCGTATCTTTTTCTATGCCAAGACCACGCCCTAGCATATCTGCATAGATAAAGCAAGAAATTTTATCTTTATTTTCACACTCACTTGAAAGCTTTTTTGTAAAATTCTCGCAAGCTTTAGCGTTACTTTTATTAATGCACTCTTGCACATTTATATCCCAGTTTGCATTCAAAGATAGAAGTGTAAATGCTAAAAACAAAATAGATTTTTTCATAAATTTCCTTGGAAGAAGTTAGCTCCCTTTGGGGGAAAGGGAGCTATTACAAAAAGGAGGTTTCTTGTTGGACAAGTGAAATAATACAAGTTTCGTCTAAATTTAAAACCAACTTTTCTTTAACAAAAAACAATCTCAAACCAAATCTTTTTTGCTAAAGGCAAAATAGCCACAAACTAGCAAAATAATGCCTAGTAAAAGTGGATAAATAATCGCATAAGCTACAAATGTTGCCTTTGGAAAGGTGCTTAAAATAAAATAAGATGCAGTACCGATAACTGCTAAATTTGGATCAAAAAGACTAAGTGCTGCTATCCTGAAAAGCTCTATCGGATTTAGTATAGCAATAGCGTAAATAACGTACTCATCAACCGAGCTTCGCATAAGAAGTCCAATTAATGCTAGATCAATAAAAGCAAGCATTATAAGCCAAAGTAAAAACACCACGCCTTGGCCTGTCTCTTGATTTTTAATCACGCTTGAGATAAAAAATCCAAGCGATAAAAAAATGATACTTAAGCTAAAAAGTAGCCCAAAATAAAGTGTTAATACACTCCAAGGTATTGCAACACCTTTTATAAAACCAACAATAACACAAAGCAAAAGAGCAAACAAAAGTGGAACAAAAACAACAAATGTACGGCCCAGCGCCTTGCCAAAGTAATACTCTCTAAGGCTTAGTGGGAAGCTAAGGATGTATTCAAGCAAATTTGTATCTCTATCTTGATTTATGCTTCTTACGGTTGAGATGAGAATAAAAATAGGCACAATGATGACACAAATTTGAATAAACAAAAGCAGTGCTCTAGTAAGCCCAGAAAAGCCGAGCACACGTGAGTCAGTCACGCCGCTAAATAAAAATCCTATCATCAAAGCAGAAAAAAGCGCAGCATATATCACAAACCATCTTGAGCGAAAAGACTCTTTTACATCAAGCTTTGCTATTAAAAAAAGATTATTCACTCTTGCTCCTTAAATTTTCTTCTTTGATGATCTTGCCAAGATCCATATAGACGCATCTATCTAATAAATTTGCTATCTCATCGATACGGTGTGAAATAAAAACAAGTGTTTTGTTTTGCGTGAAGTTGTCAAGTAAATTTTTAAAAGAAAGCCTTGCTTTTACATCAAGATTTGCCGTTGGCTCATCAAACATCAAAATTTCACTATCCTTAGCAAATGCGATGGCTATTAACATCTTTTGTTTCATTCCGCCAGAGAGCTTATAAAATGGCTTATTTAAATTTGCATGCAGATCAAGCTCTAAAAGCTTGCTAAATTTCTGAATCTCTTCAAATTTTACATTTGAACTTTTGCAAACAAACTCACAAAGCTCACGTAGATTAAATTTAAGCGGTGGTGGGGTTTGTGGCACAAATGAGATAAATTTCAAAGCCCCTTTTCTATCTTTTAGAGTGTTTACGCCATTTATTGCGATGCTTCCGCTATTTGGGATAAACTCACCTAAAATGATACGCATGAGCGAGCTTTTGCCAGCTCCATTTTGTCCAAGTATTGCTATTTTTTCACCAGATTTTACATTTAGGCTAACATTATCAAGTATCCTTTGCGAGCCAAAAATTTTAGTTACTTCTTTTATATCTATCAAAAATTTTCCTTATATTAGTTTTTTAAAGCCGTTGTCAAATTTCAGTGCATCTTGATGACACACATCAATACACCTACCACAAAGCGTACAATCAGCACCAGCTATCCTAAAGATATTTTTATTCTTGTCAAGTTTTGCTCCTTTTTTTGTCATAAAAAGTACGTGAGGCACTAGACAAACATCAGTGCAAACTAAGCAGTGATCACACTTCTCTTTATCCCAGCTAACTTTTATAGCATTTGGTTTAGCTAGCACTGAGTAAGTAGCTCCAATAGGACAGACATACCTACACCAAGCTCTACGTGAGAAGAAAATTTCAACCATAAGCATAGCCACAACGAACCAAATAGCATGAAAATAGCCATAGATAATAAATCTTGAAAAAATCCCAACAACATTAAAAATTTCAAATGTAAGGCTTGCACTAGCAAAGCTAAGAGTTAAAAATAAAATGGTAAAAACATATCGCCACTTTGTGTCAAACACTCGTGGTTTCACTATCTTTTTAGCACGCAAATTTTCATGGATCTTCTCAGCTACTTCACTTATTAACGAATAAGGACAGATCCAAGAGCAAAAGCCTCTACCACCAAAAATGATATAAAAGGCCAAGATACTAAGTGAGCCAATTATTAAATTTACATGGATTTCATGCGTCGCCAGAAAAACTTGCAGGCTCATAAAAGCATCCGCTAAGTGAAAGCCAAATATCCTTGAGGCACTGATGTCGCCTTCTAAAATTTGTATATCAACTCTATATGAAAGCACAAATAAAAGATGAACTAGAATAATGCTAAATATGCGCCAAAAACGTATACTAGGACGCTTCTTGCCATCTTTTGTAGTTGTGATTAATGTGCTTAGAAAGCTTACATTTCTAATCGTCGCACGAGTGTTATATTTGTCCATTTTTACTTTTTAAATTTAGAAATTTCATCTGCAAGGCTTTCAAGCTCACTATCACTAACATTTGTGAGTAGCCCCTTCATAAGCGAGTTTTGCACCTTGCCAGCTTTATAATCAGCCAGCTTTTTAAGCAATTCATCCTTACTTAGATGCGTTATATCAGGAGCTACGACGCCTTTTGCATTTGCACCATGACACGGGGCACAAGTTGTCAGATACTGCTTGCTAACGCCTTCATTGTGCACTTTAGCCACACTTAGACTTAGCTCTTTTACCTTTTTTAGCTCATCTTCGCTAGCAAATTCTTCACTAGACTTTGACTGCTCTTTTGTAAAATTTTGCTCTACTTTTGGCTGAGCATTAGTTGCTACTTTTTCCTTTTTAGGCGGAGTCTGGCTTAACATAAACACCATGATACCGCAAATTGCTACTGCTAAAATAATGGTTATAATCTTTCCTACTTTCATTATTTGCTCCTAAATTGTGTATTAAAATCACTGATTTCTTTAGCTAAATTTCTGATTTCACTATCATCCATTTTTTTAACAAGGTCTCGCATTAAAACATTGACTTTTTCTTTATTTTTATAAGCATTTATCATTGTATAAATTTCATTTTCACTTTTTGTTAAGAGTGATGGCCCGATGATGCCATTTGCATAATCATCGTGACAAGCTGAGCATTTTGTAATGAAAATTTTGCTAAGTCTGCCCTTTATAAGTCTTAAATTTATAGTTTGAAGAGGGGTTCTTACCATCGCTAAAGCACCGATTTGACGGCTTACGTTATTATCTTCAAGTCCAAATTTTACGCTCTTTTCGCCGTGCATATCGTATTTTATGAAGTCATTTTGTTTATTTGTACTTTGATTATTTTCTTTTTTTTCAACCTTTATGCTAGCGCTCGTGGCTACATTTATTGGTTGCTCGCTAGCTGCTTTTTGCGCTTTGTCATCGCTCTTTTCACAGCCGACAAATAGCAAAGCAGCAGCCACTAAAGACGTTATTAATCTCATTCTTTCTCCTTATAAATTTCATCATAACTCATTTTTGGGGCAATATTTATAATTTTTACAGGGCAAACCTCAGCACACACCCCACACCCAACGCAGCCATGCTTTATGAGTGGTAAATTTGCTTCACTCATTACTATTGCACTATCGCCAACTGGGCAAATGCTGGCGCAAAGGTCACAAATTTGACCGATTTTGCCTTTTATCTTATCTTTTTCTGCCTCTTCCCTATCATTATAAACTTTGCGAACAAGCAAATCTTCAACGCTATCTTCGCTTAGCTTTTCTCTTTTTAGGCACATACAGGCATTTGCATTACTCAAGACAGCAACGCCCATTTTCACATCATCAACAACTTTTGTAGCATGATCTAACGCACCACTTGGACAGGCGAGCACACATGGGAAAAGATCACATAAATAGCAACCTCTCTTTTTAGGATCGATGTATGCTGTACCATTTGAATATCCATCTTTTATATCAAGCAAACTTATACTGTGATAAGGGCATACCTGCACACACTGACCACATTTAACACAAAGATCATCAAAGTCATCAACCGCACCTGGTGGTCTAAGATAGAGTTTATCGCCGCTACTTTTTGGTAAAATTTTACCTATGCCATATCCTGCGGCAGCTGCGACTGAGCCTAAAATTATAAATTTTCTTCTATCCACGTTTTGCCCTTAATGCGTTAAAATTTGAAGCATCAAGTGGTTTTATCCTTGGCGTACTATCTTCAAGTAGCTTTACTGGCTCAGAAAATGGTGCGAGTTTGGCTAAAAAATTTAAGATACTAAAGACACTTGAGCCATAGAAAAACTGCAAATTCGGATAATACTGCCAAAGCTGATCGGCATACGATAGATGCATAAACGGCGTATCGCCATAGCCATCTTTATCTCTATCAAAACTCTCATACTCATCATAATAATTTTTGCTCCACCGATTTAATGCCATTTTATCGCCTGGAGTATCGTTCGCAACGATATCCATATTACCTATAAAATCATTATTTTCAAAGATACTTGTCCCCTGAGTAGCGTGAAAATATACGCCAACTACGTTGTGTAAAATTTTATTGCCTAAGAAATTTATCGTTGAGCCTGGCTGAAACGGCGAGTTATCAAGCAAAATTCCTCTCGCATTATAGATAAGTGTATTATTTTCGATAGTAAAATTTGAAACATCTTTTAGACCAATACCAATACCAAAAGCGCCGTCACTATCCATAACAAGATTATTTTTTATATTTGAGCCAGCTGAATACATAAAAAACATTCCGACTGCATTGCCGATAAAATCATTGTTTTCGACTAAATTTTGATTCGCATACATAAAGTGAAGCGAGTATCTACCGCGGATCGCTTTATTTTTTAAAAATTTATTGTGACTTGCATACCATGCAACCATATCGCGGCTATCATAAATATAATTGCCTTCTATTAAATTTTCATGGCTATACCAGAGTCTAACAGCATCACCTCTAAAACCAAGACTGGCCCCTTTTTTAGAAGTGATGTTATTTTCAGTGATCTTTGAGCTACTGCACTCTTTAAAATCAACCCCAAAAAGCACGTCACTCAAGTCATTTTGCGTAACCACGACATTATTTGCTTTATCACAGCCAATGCCAGCATCAAGCTCACCAAGGTCATTTCCGCTACCACTTATCTTTAAATTTCTAAGCGTAACATTTGAGGCAATAATCTTTACAACCGTGCCTTTACCATTTCCTTTTATGTGAGCATTTTTGCCCTCGCCAACGATACTAAGCGGCTTATTTATAGTTATACTTCCTTCATAGATGCCGTCTCCTAGCTTTATAACATCGCCAGGACTAGCGTTATTTATTACATCTTGAAGTATATTTGCAAAGCTAAAAATAGGCAAGAAAGCAAGGGCAAAATTGAAAATTTTACGCATTTAGCTCTTTTTTCTTTGAAAATACTGCAAGTATGCAAAATACGCTCATAGCGATCATAACCCAAAATCCAATACTTGGATAAGAGTGCGTTGTAAATTGTGCAACGCTACCATCGCCTAGAACTGTTGGCATAAATGGTTTAATCTTAAATGCGCCCCACTCTTGCATATTGTGTCCATACCAGTAAAGCCATCCTGCAAATGCACTCATAAATAGCACAGGCGCGATAATCGTTGGAACCATAAGAAGCGAGTTAAATTTGCCATTGTAATACAAAAAAGCAAGCATACAAAGCGTTGAAATAAGCAAATAATAAGGTGCTATCGCTCGCTCTAAATTTCCGCCATGCTCCATAGGATACATACCAATGTAGTGATTTATCGTATTCATCTCATGCACGTCGCCACTATATCCATCTACGTGAAAATATACAGGAATTCCATCAGGAAAGGCTGATTTTGGATAATTTGGAGCTTCAAGAGAGACGTACCAGATAGGAAAAGATGGCGTACCAATCTCTGCTTTTTGTTCGATCATCTTATGAAGATCGCTTGCTACATCTTTTGGTAAAAGGTGATTTTTATACTGAAATGAGCTAAAAAGATTATAGATGCCGTAGGTATAAGATGGTAGTTTATCGCCATCAGCTATACGCTCTTTTGCTCCGTGCCAACCAAGAACAGGCAAAGTAAAACAAACAGTCATTAAGACAAGTGCAACAATGGTATAAATTTTATATTTACTCATGATCTCTCCTTTAAA comes from Campylobacter concisus and encodes:
- a CDS encoding phage holin family protein; amino-acid sequence: MDDLINKVGIYFWVVVVGFLGGALGSINNKEQAINRGRKIVNFIVGTISSGFICWIFFEITSFFTNNNDRFSLAVGGFFAWRGTAWICTIVDKAIDKKIESFEGGGYDDFSTKPPKDLNF
- a CDS encoding putative peptidoglycan-binding domain-containing protein, producing MKNFTNAFYTLMSLEFNSPKNALHKNPNEKGLTFMGIYEAAHPSWQGWGQVRAAINAYGDLEKASVALYNDDALVELVGKFYKANYWDVMRLDEINSYQKQVEMFIFGVNAGCKNAIKAAQKVVGVTMDGILGANTLAAINAYNEVSFDKDYDRAEIAYYRAIMSANPTLARYERGWINRAEKV
- a CDS encoding molybdopterin biosynthesis protein MoeB; the protein is MMQNFNEKNEFKYGKFNYKKAHQIAQNCTKFKLDSDEEETSCGDERSCYDCAFRRWSKDSFICMAQASKD
- a CDS encoding chemotaxis protein, whose translation is MFKVEVIYKFCLVLVLILGLCMLAFSGVNFAFGEYNEYLLNAHKIVGFLILLAATLHVINRRKKLVKLMNETMDVLTRSKNPSICNMDRIIASLEPYSITEISQMLGFDKAIFCETLRKNGVKFNDASQTLRQIARMNDEKIFFVLVLIIEAKFGKRFCGELKYKRGGKLKDKKMVA
- a CDS encoding TonB-dependent siderophore receptor; the protein is MKKFLISLVALNLMQPQIFASQSDKILEAIDVVESERRDDANYFAKELVKSTTRLNLTSRQTPQSLTVLTEARLKDQGIKDYQVLLRNVPGVTLNKWDERVYPTARGFKIDYYLLDSMPSFGGFSLGANDMSLLPYERVEVVKGANGLLAGAGNPAASLNFIRKRADSKELKGNFGVSAGSYDRYGVNGDVQTPVNESGSVRARLSFMHEKSHSYMNYYNRKNSAIYGVVDSDIGDNSWLSLGAFYQELRRHGVRWGGMPAFYADGSRTNFSKNEIFSQPWTRWDIKTLDFYADFKHYFENEASLNLSYSFRRANTDSNLLYYGGAVNLDGTGNMSDLSVYANKREENIHNVDAYANIPYEVANLSHEFVFGAMYNNYKKSSDKVSSYWLQKTTPAGLAYTARSRIDFKNLHLDDPKLPYEDQNNKDKTIQKAFYAANKLSITDDLKFLLGARVSYYKYEIEGGKDNRNFTNEITPYLGITYDIGANHTLYASYTSIFKPQNVKGANDKYLDPIQGKDYEVGIKGEYFDGALQASLGIFKIVQDKLGIKTGRKNPATNADIYEAGKGVTSKGVELDLNGEITKNLSLSFGATHFNAKDANGEKYATDSSRSTANLFAKYEIRDFRVGAGAMYKSKIYTGKGADEITQKGYTLANLMLGYKFAKNFDVQLNIDNLFNKKYYEGIGKNMMVYGDPRTFNLSFNYNF
- a CDS encoding PepSY-associated TM helix domain-containing protein, encoding MNSLLAPNVVNVNLNKENLSKRISFDEQREIIASELDGYEMVGINIDADPKKCDKIWLIEHNDSQKEWKFIYFDAFSGKIKSEPLAHDEGFFGVLTEFHESLFLGKIGHVILTLTAIFTFFICISGFVIYRKFWLTLLRLRVNRLNIFMSDIHKMIGIFSTPILLLICVSGVWWEFQMARMPEFKNDFVIDTKIYNKSLSLDELVARSKNDLAGFEPHFISLPFMQGANIRLFGYVKDQNFLHNEYSSILTYDKNNGELVSILDIKNANLSEEILSAFRKSHFGNYNQITKFIWFLVGISPLILSISGLYLWIKRNFKRRKNEKIFN
- a CDS encoding tetratricopeptide repeat protein, producing the protein MKKSILFLAFTLLSLNANWDINVQECINKSNAKACENFTKKLSSECENKDKISCFIYADMLGRGLGIEKDTQKSFEIFRSLCDDGGSEACYELATKYLQGNGTEQSFDLSANALDRACNMGSKRACNVLELVPKN
- a CDS encoding ABC transporter permease, producing the protein MNNLFLIAKLDVKESFRSRWFVIYAALFSALMIGFLFSGVTDSRVLGFSGLTRALLLFIQICVIIVPIFILISTVRSINQDRDTNLLEYILSFPLSLREYYFGKALGRTFVVFVPLLFALLLCVIVGFIKGVAIPWSVLTLYFGLLFSLSIIFLSLGFFISSVIKNQETGQGVVFLLWLIMLAFIDLALIGLLMRSSVDEYVIYAIAILNPIELFRIAALSLFDPNLAVIGTASYFILSTFPKATFVAYAIIYPLLLGIILLVCGYFAFSKKDLV